A single genomic interval of Nitrospirota bacterium harbors:
- a CDS encoding O-antigen ligase family protein — protein sequence MAPSPGRRRRTAVTIVLGTVAGVFYPFVTLFLPVLAVLGWLLASEFTAMALFVLGLPLDQFLTRDVGGFTVRLSHIAGLVLASRLILNRLARRGDAYRLPEPDLFAPLLAFGAVLTLSLISTFNLKKSVGYLGWFCFDLLVILPGVFTFVRTPGRVYWITKVFLASQVMAAVYGLAQVVAYTAGGIELPFLAQKFGGWPRLNAFHYEPQYYAFFSIQALSILAYLWVKGRSPFGRWTVPLLLGFLTLTTFLSTSRSGWLALCLLVMFVWVRSPLLAFKRWGVLLLLAAAVAAGTATFPERFQNALLRLGSAAFDPTEPYSSAPRLQTVREGARIIRENPFFGVGIGNYGGYLAGELWAKNIGEGNREKEWHRLVPANMWIETLSETGIIGTGFFLLFLLFLFLKMGDAARRARDEGLADLIRGYRLALFMTFFVMYQFAQTLYRLDTWFLIGVSVALCRDRDGGGTCIR from the coding sequence TTGGCTCCATCCCCCGGCCGTAGGCGTCGGACCGCCGTTACCATCGTCCTTGGAACCGTTGCGGGGGTGTTCTACCCGTTTGTAACGCTTTTTCTGCCCGTCCTTGCCGTGCTCGGGTGGCTCCTTGCCTCCGAGTTCACGGCCATGGCCCTGTTCGTATTGGGGTTGCCCTTGGATCAATTCCTGACGCGGGACGTGGGTGGGTTTACGGTGCGGCTCTCACACATCGCCGGATTGGTTCTCGCTTCGCGACTCATCCTGAATCGGTTGGCTCGCAGGGGAGATGCCTACCGGCTGCCGGAGCCAGATCTGTTCGCCCCTTTGCTGGCATTTGGAGCTGTCCTCACGTTGAGTCTCATCTCCACTTTCAACCTCAAGAAGAGCGTCGGCTATCTTGGCTGGTTTTGCTTCGACCTGCTGGTCATTCTGCCGGGGGTCTTCACGTTCGTTCGAACCCCGGGACGCGTCTATTGGATCACGAAGGTGTTCCTGGCCTCCCAAGTCATGGCCGCGGTCTACGGCCTCGCTCAGGTTGTGGCCTACACGGCCGGGGGAATCGAGCTGCCTTTCCTCGCGCAGAAATTTGGAGGGTGGCCGCGGCTCAACGCTTTCCACTACGAACCGCAATACTACGCCTTCTTCAGCATCCAAGCCCTCTCCATCCTGGCGTACCTCTGGGTCAAGGGTCGCTCCCCGTTTGGTCGCTGGACCGTTCCCCTGTTGCTCGGATTTCTCACCCTCACGACCTTTCTATCCACCTCCCGTTCCGGGTGGCTGGCCCTGTGCCTCCTCGTCATGTTCGTGTGGGTCCGATCCCCGCTCCTGGCTTTCAAGCGGTGGGGTGTCCTGCTGCTCCTGGCGGCCGCGGTGGCCGCCGGCACCGCGACGTTTCCGGAGAGGTTCCAGAATGCGCTTCTCCGGTTGGGATCCGCCGCCTTCGATCCGACGGAACCGTATTCTTCCGCGCCTCGCCTTCAAACCGTAAGGGAAGGGGCCCGGATCATCAGGGAGAATCCGTTTTTCGGCGTGGGGATTGGGAACTATGGCGGCTATCTGGCCGGAGAACTGTGGGCGAAGAACATCGGCGAGGGGAATCGTGAAAAAGAGTGGCACCGACTGGTGCCCGCGAACATGTGGATTGAGACGCTATCCGAGACGGGGATCATCGGCACCGGCTTCTTTCTCCTTTTCCTTCTTTTCCTGTTCCTCAAGATGGGTGATGCGGCGCGACGCGCGCGTGATGAGGGCCTTGCCGACCTGATTCGCGGATATCGTCTGGCATTGTTCATGACGTTTTTCGTCATGTACCAATTCGCCCAAACCCTTTACAGGCTGGATACGTGGTTTCTGATCGGTGTGTCGGTTGCGCTGTGCCGCGACCGGGACGGGGGCGGCACCTGCATCCGCTGA
- a CDS encoding glycosyltransferase family 9 protein produces the protein MQTLVVKIGAIGDILMSTPALRALKKSDPGGRLTVMVGRSSRVALERNPAVDELWEIDDRILYRGGRTDRLALTLRLTLEIRRRKFDRVFVLHRDWRFNLLALLGGIHRRYGFDRGGEGLFLTGRFRPTDGAHHVRQYLGVLETAGVPSDGIHMDYHPGTPDRAEDLLTRNGVPPGRELVGIAPGGARNIREIMDTRRWPVEFYGRLVDLIVERSDSEVLVFGAESDRFLAGTFEGKPPRVHRLFGKTDLPQLATMMKQCRVVVANDSGPMHLAAAVEVPVVSLFGPTDPREKFPLNDGSIHLWKPEGLACCPCYRDGRFPACPIDVACLRRITPEEVWEKVRGFLLAPGNRQEGGRRLPV, from the coding sequence TTGCAGACCCTTGTTGTCAAGATCGGCGCCATAGGGGATATCCTCATGTCCACTCCTGCCCTGCGCGCTTTGAAGAAGTCGGATCCCGGAGGTCGATTGACCGTCATGGTGGGGCGATCCAGCCGAGTGGCGCTGGAACGGAACCCGGCCGTGGATGAGCTGTGGGAAATCGACGATCGGATCCTCTATCGGGGTGGTCGGACCGATCGCCTGGCCCTCACCCTCCGTCTCACCCTGGAAATCCGCAGGAGGAAGTTCGACCGGGTGTTCGTGCTCCACCGGGACTGGAGATTCAATCTCCTCGCACTCCTGGGCGGCATTCACAGGAGGTATGGGTTCGATCGGGGCGGGGAAGGATTGTTCCTCACCGGGCGGTTCCGGCCTACGGACGGCGCGCACCATGTTCGGCAGTACTTGGGCGTCCTGGAGACGGCAGGCGTGCCGTCCGACGGAATCCACATGGACTATCATCCAGGCACGCCTGATCGGGCGGAGGATCTCCTGACCAGGAATGGAGTTCCACCGGGAAGAGAGCTTGTCGGGATCGCGCCCGGCGGGGCCCGAAACATTCGCGAAATCATGGACACCCGCCGCTGGCCCGTTGAGTTCTATGGAAGGCTCGTAGACTTGATCGTCGAGCGATCGGATTCGGAAGTTCTGGTTTTCGGCGCGGAGAGCGACCGGTTCCTTGCGGGAACGTTTGAAGGGAAGCCGCCCAGAGTCCACCGCCTGTTCGGAAAGACTGATCTTCCCCAACTGGCCACGATGATGAAACAGTGCAGAGTAGTGGTGGCGAACGACAGCGGTCCCATGCACCTCGCGGCAGCCGTGGAGGTCCCGGTCGTTTCGTTATTCGGACCGACCGATCCCAGGGAGAAGTTTCCCCTGAACGACGGCAGCATCCACCTGTGGAAGCCCGAAGGGCTCGCCTGTTGCCCCTGCTATCGGGACGGGAGATTCCCCGCCTGTCCGATTGACGTGGCGTGCCTGCGCCGGATCACACCCGAGGAGGTGTGGGAGAAGGTGAGAGGCTTCCTTCTCGCGCCGGGGAACCGGCAGGAGGGCGGGCGCCGTCTTCCGGTCTGA